From the genome of Thermogutta terrifontis, one region includes:
- a CDS encoding OmpH family outer membrane protein, with protein MKLLEAVRTILASLVSLALLAVLGGGLYFGYTLYERSRHAQEEVQKKLAEKESEVARLTVELQAKQADLAQKETQIAQLTSDLQSAREELQKKEKEIQRLNTAIQLLKVDRRVAFLDVLSQEKDEAGQPVKTTVRFVEVDSDGRPVEPPRTFAVLGDKVYVDALVVKFADHFVEQGDPLRAASLCLFQRIFGNSQAPDSGVRIDRENDQPAVYRTGQVKSDFERELWAQFWEFAKNEAKAREAGIRAAHGEAVYVQAVPGTRYRLSLRASDGLSIVPEGPVPDLSGKTL; from the coding sequence ATGAAACTTCTGGAAGCAGTTCGGACAATCCTGGCATCATTGGTAAGCCTGGCCCTGCTCGCGGTGCTGGGCGGGGGCCTGTATTTTGGATACACGCTCTATGAGCGTTCCCGTCACGCCCAGGAGGAAGTCCAGAAAAAACTGGCAGAAAAAGAATCCGAGGTAGCCCGACTAACGGTCGAATTGCAGGCCAAGCAGGCGGATCTGGCGCAGAAGGAAACACAGATCGCGCAACTCACGTCCGACCTGCAATCCGCCCGCGAGGAACTTCAGAAGAAAGAGAAAGAGATCCAGCGGCTCAATACGGCGATTCAGCTCCTCAAGGTGGACCGCCGGGTTGCGTTTCTGGACGTGCTTTCCCAGGAAAAGGATGAGGCAGGGCAACCCGTGAAAACGACGGTGCGGTTTGTGGAGGTGGACAGCGACGGCCGCCCGGTTGAGCCTCCGCGAACCTTCGCCGTTCTGGGTGACAAGGTTTATGTGGATGCCCTGGTGGTCAAATTTGCTGACCACTTCGTGGAACAGGGCGATCCCCTGCGGGCGGCTTCTCTCTGCCTGTTTCAGCGAATCTTCGGCAATTCCCAGGCCCCGGACAGTGGGGTCCGCATCGATCGCGAGAACGATCAGCCGGCTGTCTATCGCACCGGTCAGGTGAAGTCAGATTTTGAGCGGGAATTATGGGCGCAGTTCTGGGAGTTTGCCAAAAACGAGGCGAAAGCCCGCGAAGCGGGTATCCGCGCCGCGCATGGAGAGGCCGTGTACGTCCAGGCCGTTCCAGGAACGCGGTATCGACTGTCACTGCGGGCATCCGACGGGCTGTCGATCGTCCCGGAAGGCCCCGTGCCTGATCTGTCGGGTAAGACGTTGTGA
- a CDS encoding aminotransferase class I/II-fold pyridoxal phosphate-dependent enzyme, with protein sequence MISTKQGEFREYGDSTGQRGFEVSDVFQKCYRFLENPYAETDGRTDDRALAEAVYTAISPPANSGPWMEVDGRRILQFGSNDYLGLASHPAVRQRAAEVAAEYGIGLPMGSRLLTGTVAHHLELEDKLARFKQTQAAIVFSAGALAMMGTLAALCGPEDVLFIDEFAHATLKFGARASAATIRVFRHNDANHLETLLQRTQTRGGRVVVVDGVYSMQGDLAPLPDLVDLRRRYGFRLLVDDAHANGVFGPQGRGTPFHFGVQDEVDLHLGTFSKAFGTIGGFVAGPYEVITYLRYHAPTYIFTKALPLVVTEATSVALELLEKADDRRAKLWQNTRHLQQSLRDAGFRLGETQSPITPVLANGTRALYWAYQLREKFGIWGAPAAYPAVKMGTSLLRLVPTALHEPQDIDYLVNSLTAIESSLSLGSLMPVI encoded by the coding sequence ATGATTTCGACCAAGCAAGGTGAATTCCGCGAGTACGGGGATTCCACGGGTCAAAGGGGATTCGAAGTGTCTGACGTCTTTCAAAAGTGCTACCGGTTTCTGGAGAATCCATACGCTGAAACCGATGGCAGGACGGATGACCGCGCACTGGCGGAGGCCGTTTATACGGCCATTTCGCCTCCTGCCAATTCTGGCCCCTGGATGGAAGTGGACGGCAGGCGGATTCTCCAGTTTGGGTCCAACGACTATTTGGGGTTAGCGAGTCATCCGGCGGTGCGGCAACGGGCGGCGGAAGTAGCGGCCGAATACGGAATCGGGTTGCCCATGGGGTCGCGCCTGCTAACGGGGACTGTGGCTCATCACCTGGAGTTGGAAGATAAACTTGCGCGATTCAAACAGACGCAGGCAGCCATTGTTTTCTCGGCCGGTGCACTGGCCATGATGGGCACCTTGGCGGCGCTTTGCGGTCCAGAGGATGTGCTTTTCATCGACGAGTTCGCGCATGCCACCCTCAAGTTCGGCGCCAGGGCATCTGCCGCCACCATCCGTGTTTTCCGGCATAATGACGCCAACCATTTGGAAACCTTACTCCAGCGCACCCAGACCCGGGGCGGGCGTGTTGTGGTGGTGGACGGCGTGTACAGCATGCAGGGGGACCTGGCGCCGCTCCCCGATCTCGTGGATCTTCGCCGCCGCTACGGTTTCCGCCTGCTGGTTGACGATGCCCACGCCAACGGCGTGTTTGGCCCGCAGGGTCGGGGAACGCCTTTCCACTTCGGTGTGCAGGACGAAGTGGACCTCCACCTGGGGACTTTCAGCAAGGCATTCGGCACCATCGGTGGATTCGTTGCCGGCCCGTATGAAGTGATCACCTATCTCCGTTATCACGCCCCGACCTATATTTTCACCAAGGCTCTGCCATTGGTGGTGACCGAAGCGACCAGCGTGGCCCTGGAACTTCTGGAAAAAGCCGACGACCGCCGGGCGAAATTGTGGCAAAACACGAGGCATCTCCAGCAGAGCCTGCGTGACGCCGGTTTTCGACTGGGTGAGACACAATCGCCGATAACCCCGGTGCTCGCTAATGGCACAAGGGCCCTCTATTGGGCGTATCAACTCCGGGAGAAATTCGGCATCTGGGGAGCCCCGGCCGCCTATCCCGCGGTCAAAATGGGGACCTCGCTCTTACGGCTGGTGCCGACAGCACTCCATGAGCCGCAAGACATCGATTATCTCGTCAACAGTCTTACTGCGATTGAATCATCCCTCTCGCTGGGCAGCCTCATGCCGGTGATCTGA
- a CDS encoding metal-sulfur cluster assembly factor, giving the protein MGIREETVWEALKQVRDPEIGIDLVNLGLVYEVLVTEENGKSNIHVKMTLTSPACPSGPQMVQDVKDVLKQLGEEVGEVTVEVVLSPPWTPDRMSEEAREELGFY; this is encoded by the coding sequence GTGGGGATCCGGGAAGAGACTGTCTGGGAAGCCCTCAAACAGGTGCGAGATCCCGAAATCGGGATTGACCTTGTCAACCTCGGACTTGTCTACGAGGTGCTGGTCACCGAGGAAAACGGCAAATCCAACATCCACGTGAAGATGACGCTGACCAGCCCTGCATGTCCCTCCGGGCCGCAAATGGTTCAGGACGTTAAGGACGTACTCAAGCAGCTCGGGGAAGAGGTGGGGGAAGTGACCGTGGAGGTCGTCCTCAGCCCGCCCTGGACTCCCGATCGCATGTCCGAGGAAGCCCGGGAAGAGCTGGGATTCTATTGA
- a CDS encoding Rieske (2Fe-2S) protein, whose translation MGELVKVCRVSDLPDPGKAVFDVNGRMIALFHVSGTFWAIDDVCTHDGGPLAEGELRGYTIICPRHGAQFDIRTGHAKTMPAVKGVTAHKVVVQGEDVYIEVNESA comes from the coding sequence ATGGGTGAGTTGGTCAAAGTGTGTCGTGTCTCCGATCTTCCTGATCCAGGCAAGGCGGTGTTTGATGTCAACGGTCGCATGATCGCCCTTTTTCACGTCTCGGGGACATTTTGGGCGATTGACGATGTGTGTACTCACGATGGCGGTCCGCTGGCAGAAGGCGAGCTCCGAGGTTACACCATCATCTGTCCGCGGCACGGGGCCCAATTTGACATCCGCACGGGGCACGCCAAAACCATGCCGGCGGTCAAGGGTGTGACTGCCCACAAGGTCGTGGTTCAAGGGGAAGACGTGTATATCGAAGTGAACGAATCGGCTTGA
- the sufD gene encoding Fe-S cluster assembly protein SufD: MWADRWASVIGVGYQISLCNATSAMVLPDLKQDLHFTAEGFQNVILPRPQPEWSREFRLRAFETFQELPWPNRSMEEWRRTELRIFHLENFVCWAPVPDPLPEVPSALAPRLETAGRIVSLNGRKISSSVEEDLLEKGLVVECLEDSLSGPHEELIRQHLWSLFEWRTDKFSALHAAFWTGGTFIYVPPGLKVEKPILHVAALAANQADVGHTLIVVDEEAEATVVTETTSLDPAAEGLFCGGIEIFVRPGARLRYVNFQNWNQKTFHFARQKAEVAERAFMEWTLGALGGRLAKVNQEVVLNGPESEAIVNGVMFAEDRQHLAYHTRQDHRTGQTKSDLLYKGALQDHAHLVWRGMIRVEPGAIRSDGYQRNDNLMLSDTARVDCIPGLEILADDVRCTHGATAGRVDEEEIFYAQTRGLTRREATRLVVTGFFQQVLDRITIDSVREALGDIIQQRVREYRSRD, translated from the coding sequence GTGTGGGCTGATCGATGGGCGAGCGTCATTGGAGTGGGGTATCAGATTTCCCTTTGTAATGCCACAAGTGCCATGGTTCTTCCCGATTTAAAGCAGGACTTGCATTTCACCGCGGAGGGTTTCCAGAACGTCATTCTGCCGCGCCCTCAGCCCGAGTGGTCCCGGGAGTTCCGATTGCGGGCGTTTGAAACCTTTCAGGAACTTCCCTGGCCCAATCGGAGCATGGAGGAATGGCGGAGGACAGAACTGCGGATCTTCCATCTGGAAAACTTCGTCTGCTGGGCGCCGGTCCCAGATCCTCTGCCGGAAGTTCCCTCGGCGCTTGCTCCGCGTCTGGAAACGGCCGGGCGGATTGTGTCTCTCAATGGTCGGAAAATTTCCAGCAGCGTGGAAGAGGATCTGCTTGAGAAAGGGTTGGTCGTTGAGTGTCTGGAAGATTCCCTTTCAGGCCCGCATGAGGAGTTGATCCGACAGCATTTGTGGAGCCTGTTCGAGTGGCGCACGGACAAATTCTCCGCGCTCCATGCTGCTTTTTGGACAGGCGGAACCTTCATCTACGTCCCGCCCGGCCTGAAAGTGGAAAAGCCAATCCTTCACGTGGCGGCTCTGGCCGCCAACCAGGCCGACGTCGGCCACACGCTCATCGTCGTCGATGAAGAGGCCGAGGCCACCGTGGTTACCGAAACCACCAGCCTGGATCCTGCGGCAGAGGGCCTCTTCTGCGGAGGAATTGAGATTTTCGTCCGACCGGGGGCCAGATTGCGGTACGTCAATTTTCAGAACTGGAATCAGAAAACTTTCCACTTTGCCCGACAAAAGGCCGAGGTGGCAGAACGGGCGTTCATGGAATGGACCCTCGGGGCGCTGGGCGGTCGGCTGGCCAAGGTCAACCAGGAAGTCGTGCTGAATGGTCCGGAGAGTGAAGCGATCGTCAACGGCGTGATGTTCGCCGAAGATCGGCAGCATCTTGCCTACCATACCCGTCAGGACCACCGAACGGGCCAGACCAAAAGCGACCTGCTCTACAAAGGAGCGCTCCAGGACCATGCCCACCTGGTGTGGCGTGGGATGATTCGGGTGGAGCCAGGTGCCATCCGATCGGACGGCTATCAGCGGAATGACAACCTCATGCTGAGCGATACCGCGCGGGTGGACTGTATTCCGGGATTGGAGATTCTGGCCGACGATGTCCGCTGTACCCACGGAGCCACCGCCGGACGTGTGGACGAGGAAGAGATTTTCTATGCCCAAACCCGCGGACTTACCCGGCGGGAAGCAACTCGCCTGGTGGTGACGGGATTTTTCCAGCAGGTGCTGGATCGCATCACGATCGATAGTGTGCGGGAGGCGCTGGGGGATATCATTCAGCAGCGGGTGCGGGAATATCGGAGCCGCGATTGA
- the sufB gene encoding Fe-S cluster assembly protein SufB, whose amino-acid sequence MATKVDVIGEINKYDFRAEERYVYRARKGLDRDIVAEISAIKNEPQWMREFRLKALEIFESKPMPTWGGHIDVNFQDIYYYIKPTERQGHSWDELPEEIKKTFDRLGIPEAEKKFLAGVKAQYESEVVYGSLREDLAKRGVIFTDMDTAVREYPDLVREYFGTVIPPTDNKFAALNSAVWSGGSFIYVPPGVHVEYPLQAYFRINAAQMGQFERTLIIVDEGASCHYVEGCTAPMYSSESLHAAVVEVIAKRGARVRYTTIQNWANNIYNLVTKRAVAYGEALVEWVDGNLGSRLTMKYPAVYMVEPGARAEILSVAFAGKGQHQDAGSKVIHAAPYTSSRIVSKSISRAGGRSSYRGLVKIERGAKKSKSNVVCDALILDPYSRSDTYPYIELEEQDVMIGHEASVSKIGEEQLFYLCSRGLTESEASTMIVAGFIEPLVKELPMEYAVEMNRLIALQMEGSVG is encoded by the coding sequence ATGGCTACCAAAGTGGACGTCATCGGCGAAATCAATAAATACGATTTTCGCGCCGAAGAGCGATACGTTTACCGTGCCCGGAAGGGGCTCGATCGCGACATCGTCGCGGAGATTTCCGCGATCAAGAACGAACCCCAGTGGATGCGGGAGTTTCGCCTCAAAGCGCTGGAGATCTTCGAATCGAAGCCCATGCCCACCTGGGGCGGTCACATCGATGTGAACTTCCAGGATATCTACTACTACATCAAACCGACCGAGCGTCAGGGCCATTCCTGGGATGAATTGCCCGAAGAAATCAAGAAAACCTTTGACCGGTTGGGTATTCCCGAGGCCGAGAAGAAATTCCTCGCGGGGGTCAAGGCCCAGTACGAGAGCGAAGTCGTGTACGGGTCGCTGCGTGAAGACCTTGCCAAGCGGGGAGTGATCTTCACGGACATGGATACAGCGGTCCGCGAGTATCCGGACCTGGTCCGCGAATATTTTGGGACGGTCATCCCACCCACGGACAACAAGTTTGCCGCGTTGAACTCGGCGGTGTGGTCTGGCGGGTCCTTCATTTATGTTCCGCCGGGAGTCCACGTCGAGTATCCGCTTCAGGCCTATTTCCGCATCAACGCGGCGCAGATGGGTCAGTTTGAGCGGACGCTCATCATTGTCGATGAAGGGGCGTCCTGTCATTATGTGGAAGGGTGCACGGCCCCCATGTACAGCTCGGAGAGTCTTCATGCGGCGGTCGTGGAGGTGATCGCCAAGCGGGGGGCACGCGTCCGATACACTACCATTCAGAACTGGGCCAACAACATCTATAACCTGGTAACCAAACGCGCCGTGGCCTACGGCGAGGCCCTCGTGGAATGGGTGGACGGCAATCTGGGAAGCCGACTCACCATGAAATATCCAGCGGTGTACATGGTCGAGCCGGGGGCTCGGGCAGAAATTCTCTCGGTGGCATTTGCCGGCAAGGGCCAGCACCAGGATGCCGGATCGAAGGTCATCCACGCAGCGCCGTACACGTCCAGCCGTATCGTTTCCAAGTCGATTTCACGAGCCGGTGGCCGCTCCAGCTATCGCGGATTGGTCAAGATCGAGCGAGGCGCCAAAAAGTCCAAATCCAACGTCGTGTGCGACGCTTTGATCCTCGATCCTTACAGCCGAAGCGACACCTATCCGTATATCGAGCTGGAAGAGCAGGATGTCATGATTGGCCACGAGGCCAGCGTTTCCAAGATCGGGGAAGAACAACTCTTCTATCTATGCAGCCGCGGTCTCACCGAATCGGAAGCCAGCACCATGATTGTGGCCGGTTTCATTGAACCGCTCGTGAAAGAACTTCCTATGGAATACGCCGTGGAAATGAATCGCCTGATCGCGCTGCAAATGGAGGGAAGTGTGGGCTGA
- the sufC gene encoding Fe-S cluster assembly ATPase SufC translates to MNPETLSVIDLHVSVDGKPILKGVNLTIRRGEIHALMGPNGSGKTTLGLAIMGHPRYEITQGRIELDGEDITHLEPHERARRGLFMAFQRPVAIPGVRLADFLRHAVSNIRNPNRKEGEELIPMREFRKELREKMEMLRMDPEFARRYVNDGFSGGEMKRAEILQMALLRPKFAILDETDSGLDVDAVRLASQSIAEIGARQMGLLIITHHERLLEHNPPDYTHVMLAGRIVETGGPELAEKLHREGYDQLREKYPEIAAEEAAMAGKEAV, encoded by the coding sequence ATGAACCCAGAAACTCTTTCCGTCATTGATTTGCATGTCAGTGTGGATGGGAAACCAATTCTCAAGGGCGTGAATTTGACCATCCGGCGAGGAGAGATTCACGCTCTGATGGGGCCCAACGGGTCGGGGAAAACGACCCTCGGGCTGGCGATCATGGGGCATCCCCGGTACGAAATCACGCAGGGGCGGATCGAGCTGGATGGGGAGGATATCACACATCTGGAGCCGCACGAACGGGCGCGTCGTGGGCTGTTTATGGCGTTTCAGCGGCCTGTGGCGATTCCCGGCGTGCGATTGGCCGATTTCCTCCGGCATGCGGTTTCCAACATCCGCAACCCAAACCGGAAAGAAGGCGAAGAGCTGATCCCCATGCGGGAGTTCCGCAAGGAATTGCGGGAAAAGATGGAAATGCTCCGCATGGATCCCGAATTTGCCCGTCGATATGTCAATGATGGTTTTTCCGGGGGTGAGATGAAGCGGGCGGAGATCCTGCAGATGGCGCTGCTTCGCCCCAAATTTGCCATCCTGGACGAAACAGACAGTGGCCTGGACGTGGACGCCGTGCGCCTTGCCAGTCAGAGTATTGCGGAAATCGGGGCCCGGCAGATGGGCCTGCTCATCATCACCCATCACGAGCGACTTCTGGAACACAATCCGCCGGATTACACGCACGTGATGCTGGCCGGCCGGATTGTCGAGACGGGTGGCCCCGAATTGGCGGAAAAACTCCATCGCGAAGGGTATGACCAGCTTCGGGAAAAGTATCCCGAAATCGCAGCGGAAGAGGCCGCCATGGCCGGCAAAGAGGCGGTTTAA
- a CDS encoding helix-turn-helix transcriptional regulator, protein MSGVVVESDIDILDYLRTAGPATVSQLARHFSVTPTAVRQRLGRLVAEGLVDRFVQREGRGRPRHVYRITGKGRLRIGSNYADLACALWHAIRRFPDDATQQRIISMVAEELTRMYLPQMSGLTTSERMSDVVRILGQRRLPFVIEGETASAANSHASNNGFGGAEPSEERGVTANFSGAPNSGNGSGQRTPSLVAAACPYPDLAEVDPSICEFERLWLSELLGTSVHLAECRRDGGHRCRFEVVCGDT, encoded by the coding sequence ATGAGTGGTGTCGTTGTGGAATCCGATATTGACATTCTCGATTACCTCCGCACTGCCGGTCCGGCGACGGTCTCCCAGCTCGCGCGGCATTTCTCAGTCACCCCGACGGCCGTGCGACAGCGGCTGGGACGCCTGGTGGCCGAGGGATTGGTGGATCGATTCGTCCAGCGGGAGGGTCGCGGCCGACCAAGACACGTGTACCGAATCACCGGTAAGGGGCGACTGCGGATTGGATCCAACTACGCGGATTTGGCCTGCGCATTGTGGCATGCCATCCGCAGATTTCCCGACGACGCCACCCAACAACGGATTATCAGCATGGTAGCCGAGGAACTCACCCGAATGTACCTCCCCCAGATGAGTGGGCTCACGACATCGGAACGCATGAGTGACGTCGTGCGTATCCTGGGACAGCGGCGGCTGCCGTTTGTCATCGAGGGGGAAACAGCGTCCGCAGCCAACAGCCACGCGAGTAACAATGGGTTTGGGGGCGCGGAACCCTCTGAGGAAAGGGGTGTAACGGCGAACTTCAGTGGCGCTCCCAATTCTGGTAACGGTTCGGGCCAAAGGACGCCGTCGCTGGTGGCTGCCGCCTGTCCGTATCCCGATCTGGCGGAAGTGGACCCGTCAATCTGCGAATTCGAGCGTCTCTGGCTCAGTGAGCTCTTAGGGACGTCGGTCCACCTGGCCGAGTGTCGCCGGGATGGCGGTCACCGGTGTCGGTTCGAGGTGGTCTGTGGGGACACTTGA
- a CDS encoding sodium:calcium symporter: MQQRTQRETWTTRLGVILAVTGSAVGLGNFLRFPGLAAQYGGGAFMVAYVCAFLFLGLPIAFAEWAMGRYGGMHGHNSSPGIYRVIWKNRIAPYFGVLAMIVPVGIYMYYVYIESWCLAYATRYLLGAMNFGADAQRYKQFFEHFVGLHAHGESLSTPGEGLLGSAVFFLVVCFILNFILIYRGLSKGIEWFCRWAMPALVICAVIVLIRVLTLGTPDPAKPDQNVLNGLGYMWNPVKTPAMLAPGEVPKSFWEGLADPEMWMKAAGQIFFSLSVGFGIIITYASYVKKDDDIALSSLTACAGNEFCEVVLGGLVTVPAAFVFLGPQIGSQLSNPFALGFMALPNVFNQMPVGQLFGFLFFFLLFLAAITSSLSMLQPAVALLEEGLGLNRRASVAVLGFITAIGAAGVVIFSKDFVALDTLDFWIGTFAIYLLATFQTILFGWILGVEKGMAELRRGAEIKIPEFYKYIIKYVTPLYLLVVFFLWLRQNFVVTSPEQNRIRQLFTDPVVGGMAVFILAVGVLFALLIAQSVKNWRRIEASQEEIVI; the protein is encoded by the coding sequence ATGCAACAGCGCACACAGCGAGAGACCTGGACAACCCGCCTGGGCGTCATTCTTGCGGTCACGGGAAGCGCCGTGGGGCTGGGAAATTTCCTGCGTTTTCCCGGGCTGGCTGCCCAGTACGGTGGCGGCGCATTCATGGTGGCCTATGTCTGTGCTTTTCTCTTTCTGGGCCTGCCCATCGCGTTTGCCGAATGGGCCATGGGTCGGTACGGCGGCATGCACGGGCACAACTCCTCACCGGGTATTTATCGCGTCATCTGGAAGAATCGTATAGCACCGTACTTTGGGGTGCTGGCGATGATCGTCCCGGTAGGCATTTACATGTATTACGTGTACATCGAAAGCTGGTGTCTGGCCTACGCCACGCGCTACCTTCTGGGTGCGATGAACTTCGGGGCGGATGCCCAGCGGTACAAGCAGTTCTTCGAGCATTTTGTGGGATTGCATGCCCACGGAGAATCTCTTTCCACGCCTGGCGAAGGTTTGCTCGGATCGGCTGTGTTTTTTCTGGTCGTCTGCTTCATTCTCAACTTCATCCTCATCTATCGAGGACTGAGTAAAGGCATCGAGTGGTTCTGCCGCTGGGCGATGCCGGCCCTTGTGATCTGCGCGGTGATCGTCCTGATCCGCGTGCTCACGCTGGGAACACCCGATCCCGCTAAGCCCGACCAGAACGTCCTCAACGGCCTGGGTTACATGTGGAATCCCGTGAAAACCCCCGCCATGCTCGCCCCCGGAGAAGTACCCAAATCATTCTGGGAAGGACTCGCCGATCCCGAAATGTGGATGAAAGCCGCGGGTCAGATCTTTTTCTCGCTCTCTGTAGGGTTCGGCATCATCATCACCTACGCGAGCTATGTGAAGAAGGATGACGACATTGCCCTGTCCAGCTTGACGGCCTGCGCAGGGAATGAATTCTGTGAAGTGGTGCTGGGCGGCCTGGTCACCGTTCCGGCAGCGTTTGTATTCCTCGGGCCTCAGATCGGCTCGCAATTGAGTAATCCCTTCGCCCTGGGATTTATGGCCCTTCCCAACGTGTTCAATCAGATGCCGGTGGGCCAGCTCTTCGGCTTTTTGTTCTTCTTCTTGCTTTTCCTTGCCGCGATCACCAGCTCGCTCTCCATGCTTCAACCGGCAGTGGCGCTGCTGGAAGAGGGCCTGGGGCTGAACCGCCGGGCGTCGGTTGCCGTCCTGGGGTTCATCACCGCCATCGGAGCGGCAGGAGTCGTTATCTTCTCCAAAGATTTCGTGGCCCTGGATACTCTCGACTTCTGGATCGGCACCTTCGCCATTTATTTGCTGGCCACCTTCCAGACGATTCTTTTCGGCTGGATCCTGGGAGTGGAAAAAGGCATGGCCGAGCTTCGCCGGGGAGCCGAGATCAAAATTCCCGAGTTTTACAAGTACATCATCAAGTATGTCACGCCGCTTTATCTTCTGGTGGTGTTCTTTCTCTGGTTGCGTCAAAACTTTGTGGTCACATCTCCGGAACAGAATCGTATCCGGCAGCTCTTTACCGATCCCGTCGTTGGGGGAATGGCTGTCTTCATCTTGGCCGTGGGAGTTCTTTTCGCCCTGTTGATCGCTCAGTCTGTGAAGAATTGGCGGCGGATCGAAGCCAGCCAGGAGGAGATCGTCATATGA
- a CDS encoding 4Fe-4S dicluster domain-containing protein, producing the protein MVGTTLELRGSPFFHEIIREVPGGERIVRCLQCGTCGGSCPNGADMEYTPRTIFAMIAANEREKVLKANTMWFCVSCYFCVSRCPQKIPITDIMYGLKRIAIRERMYRDTDAPALAKTFTDLLDKYGRSFELGLASRYYLFNRPLAMLKMGPLGLSMFTRGRMALSPTRIKNIDQLQAIIRKARELGGHQS; encoded by the coding sequence ATGGTCGGAACAACTCTAGAACTGCGAGGTTCGCCGTTCTTCCACGAGATTATTCGGGAAGTGCCCGGTGGCGAACGCATCGTCCGCTGCTTGCAATGCGGCACGTGTGGCGGAAGTTGCCCCAACGGGGCGGACATGGAATACACCCCCCGCACCATTTTCGCCATGATTGCCGCCAACGAGCGGGAGAAGGTCCTCAAAGCGAACACCATGTGGTTCTGCGTCTCCTGCTATTTCTGCGTCAGCCGCTGCCCGCAAAAGATCCCCATTACCGACATCATGTACGGACTCAAACGGATCGCCATCCGGGAGCGGATGTACCGCGATACCGACGCGCCGGCTCTCGCCAAGACCTTTACGGATCTGCTGGACAAATACGGCCGGAGCTTCGAGCTGGGCCTGGCTAGCCGGTATTACCTGTTCAACCGGCCGCTGGCCATGCTCAAGATGGGGCCCCTTGGGTTGTCCATGTTTACCCGGGGAAGAATGGCCCTGTCCCCAACACGCATTAAGAACATCGATCAGCTTCAAGCCATCATTCGCAAAGCACGCGAACTCGGAGGGCATCAGTCGTGA